The genomic region GATCGCCCGATATAACATGGTTTTGGAAGCCGATTATTTAATGGTCACCAATGGCTTAAATCATTATTTTTGCCGTATGGATTACGAAAAAAAGGAATACCAGTTCCTAAGAACATTACCGGATTTTCCATCCGTATAATACCCCCTGAAATTTTGAAAAAAATAGCGATTGTCATACTCAACTGGAATGGTGTAAAATTGTTGGAACAGTTTTTACCTTCTGTTGTCGAAAACTCCCCGGAAGCTACGGTATATGTAGCCGATAATGCCTCGACCGACAGGTCGGTTGCCTTTGTAAAAGAACATTTCCCTACAGTTTCCATTATTATAAACCGTGCCAATTTCGGATTTGCAGGTGGTTATAACGAAGCCTTACAATCGGTTCAGGAACCCATTTATGTATTGGTTAATTCCGATATTGAGGTAACACCAAACTGGTTACAACCGGTTATTGCTCTTTTTGATAACGAACCGGAAACGGCAATCGTACAACCCAAAATACTGGATTACAAACGCAAAACTCATTTTGAATATGCCGGTGCAGCCGGTGGTTATATCGACAAATATGGTTTTCCGTTTTGCCGGGGACGAATTTTCGAAACCATCGAAACTGACCATGGTCAGTATAACGATATTCACACTATTTTCTGGGCTTCGGGTGCCTGTATGTTTATTCGGAAAGATGTTTTCCATGAACTCAATGGCTTCGATTCCGACTTTTTTGCCCATCAGGAAGAAATTGACCTTTGCTGGCGTGCTTTTAACAAAGGATATAGTATTAAATATTGTGGTTTATCAACCGTATACCATGTTGGTGGTGCTACCTTAAACACCGGAAGTCCGCATAAAACATTCCTTAATTTCCGCAATTCGCTGTGGATGATGGTTAAAAATTTACCCAAAAAACAACTATTCACCATAATTTTTATCCGACTTTGTCTGGATGGAATTGCCGGTATTCGCTTTTTTTTTCAGGGAAAACCCAAACATACCTGGGCTGTTATTCGTGCTCATTTCTCATTTTATCGTTTCATTTCCAGGTTTTTAACAAAAAGAAGCAATCCTCAAAAAGAAAATTATTTTCGTATTGACTCCAT from Flavobacterium sp. WV_118_3 harbors:
- a CDS encoding glycosyltransferase family 2 protein, translated to MKKIAIVILNWNGVKLLEQFLPSVVENSPEATVYVADNASTDRSVAFVKEHFPTVSIIINRANFGFAGGYNEALQSVQEPIYVLVNSDIEVTPNWLQPVIALFDNEPETAIVQPKILDYKRKTHFEYAGAAGGYIDKYGFPFCRGRIFETIETDHGQYNDIHTIFWASGACMFIRKDVFHELNGFDSDFFAHQEEIDLCWRAFNKGYSIKYCGLSTVYHVGGATLNTGSPHKTFLNFRNSLWMMVKNLPKKQLFTIIFIRLCLDGIAGIRFFFQGKPKHTWAVIRAHFSFYRFISRFLTKRSNPQKENYFRIDSIVYRYFIKNGRFFDTKI